In the genome of Nitrospira japonica, one region contains:
- a CDS encoding SIMPL domain-containing protein gives MRVLAYLFVLLIIPGAVQAGGGAGPDIPTLTVNGNGVVTVQPDTAFVTVGMETAAKSLSEAQRLNSMTMQKVMDRLQQQLKIEKERIQTSSFNVMPQYRPPSKHPVDAPAAAPEIVGYTVSNRITVEIRDLQKVAAVIEETSAAGANHFQGLQWGLRDEQQARLQALKLAAGKAREKAATLSEALSLKLARLMNVTEGVQFIRPAPYAGRAMMAADSGGGDIPLLSGEMRVEATVTLSYEISKD, from the coding sequence ATGCGAGTGCTTGCTTACCTATTCGTGCTGTTGATCATTCCTGGTGCTGTTCAGGCCGGTGGGGGAGCAGGACCGGACATCCCGACTTTGACGGTCAACGGCAACGGTGTCGTGACCGTTCAACCCGACACGGCCTTTGTCACGGTGGGAATGGAAACGGCCGCCAAGTCCTTGTCCGAGGCCCAGCGCCTGAACAGCATGACGATGCAGAAGGTGATGGATCGGTTGCAGCAGCAATTGAAAATCGAAAAAGAGCGTATTCAAACCTCGTCGTTCAACGTCATGCCACAGTACAGGCCTCCGAGCAAACACCCGGTGGATGCACCGGCTGCGGCGCCCGAGATCGTCGGCTATACCGTCAGCAATCGGATTACGGTCGAGATCCGTGATCTGCAGAAAGTGGCCGCAGTGATCGAAGAAACCTCGGCCGCAGGGGCCAACCACTTTCAGGGGCTGCAGTGGGGACTGCGCGACGAGCAGCAGGCACGCCTGCAGGCACTCAAGCTGGCAGCGGGCAAGGCCCGCGAAAAAGCCGCGACCCTGAGCGAAGCGTTGAGTCTCAAACTCGCCCGGTTGATGAACGTGACCGAAGGCGTCCAGTTCATCCGTCCCGCTCCCTATGCAGGCCGCGCCATGATGGCCGCAGACAGCGGTGGAGGAGACATCCCCCTCCTGTCCGGAGAGATGAGAGTCGAGGCGACGGTCACGCTGAGCTACGAAATCAGCAAGGACTAG
- a CDS encoding alginate export family protein gives MSDGSPVRLPQSQFHLDQALHVPDWLHLSVDFRTRYESYSQPVKKNETTGGAQFSERTDVNMEMRYKPFKFHAEFLDARPLYNYGVIVSGNMENRNDMLQLYGSLWSDNFLGSGQPTELQIGKFTQAFGKSRLIARSFYSNVPYSFVGAHWSWGKATDWQVRAFAMRPVKNQQTSPDTLDSHTNFFGLSYLNQRRPWLHTELYTFTLTQTAEGQGINGRSQEQITTGRRPHLTTMGFRLFQPEAAGAFDYEIESAYQFGQSALQPGGPPLTTFSFFQHGEFGYTFNVRWKPAIRLEYDYASGDKNPNDNQNGRFDPLFGTYGFSFTPTGIWGLFKRSNINSPGYVLSVQPVNNLRASFKQRFWFLAQAKDEFQGADLQDQTGQAGTSLGSDLDTRLAWTAGPNLIVEGGWLYLIKGSYYSNLLSQGVAGSPNDKNASYMFLSVRLIF, from the coding sequence ATGTCGGATGGGTCGCCTGTACGCCTCCCTCAATCGCAATTCCATCTTGATCAGGCGCTCCACGTCCCGGACTGGCTCCATCTGAGCGTTGATTTCCGGACCCGCTATGAGTCCTACAGTCAGCCGGTCAAGAAGAATGAGACGACCGGCGGGGCGCAATTCTCGGAACGCACGGACGTGAACATGGAGATGCGCTATAAGCCGTTTAAATTCCACGCGGAGTTTCTGGACGCGCGCCCGTTGTACAACTACGGTGTGATCGTCAGCGGCAACATGGAGAATCGGAACGACATGCTTCAGCTCTATGGCAGTCTGTGGTCAGATAATTTTCTGGGATCAGGTCAGCCGACCGAACTGCAGATCGGCAAGTTTACCCAAGCGTTTGGAAAGAGCCGGCTGATTGCGCGAAGCTTCTACAGCAATGTCCCATATTCGTTTGTTGGCGCCCACTGGTCGTGGGGAAAAGCCACCGACTGGCAAGTGCGGGCGTTCGCCATGCGTCCGGTCAAAAATCAGCAGACCTCCCCCGACACGCTGGATTCGCATACAAACTTCTTTGGACTGTCATACCTCAATCAGCGCAGGCCCTGGCTCCATACCGAGCTCTATACCTTTACGCTGACCCAAACCGCCGAGGGGCAGGGCATCAACGGTCGTTCCCAGGAACAAATCACCACAGGCCGGCGCCCGCATCTCACGACCATGGGGTTTCGGCTGTTCCAGCCGGAGGCGGCCGGGGCGTTCGATTACGAGATCGAATCAGCCTATCAGTTCGGCCAATCGGCGCTCCAGCCCGGCGGCCCTCCCCTGACGACGTTCTCATTCTTTCAGCATGGAGAATTCGGCTACACGTTCAACGTTCGGTGGAAACCGGCCATTCGCCTTGAATATGACTATGCCAGCGGCGATAAGAATCCGAACGACAATCAGAATGGCCGCTTTGACCCGCTCTTCGGCACCTATGGATTTTCCTTCACTCCGACGGGAATTTGGGGGCTGTTCAAGCGGTCGAATATCAACTCACCGGGGTATGTCCTATCGGTGCAACCGGTGAACAATCTTCGCGCCTCTTTCAAACAGCGGTTTTGGTTCTTGGCGCAGGCCAAAGACGAATTCCAGGGCGCCGATCTGCAAGACCAGACCGGACAGGCCGGTACTTCTCTGGGGTCGGATCTCGACACGCGCTTGGCCTGGACGGCCGGTCCCAATCTCATCGTGGAGGGAGGATGGCTCTATCTCATCAAAGGAAGCTATTACTCCAATCTTCTCAGCCAGGGGGTGGCTGGCTCGCCTAACGACAAAAATGCCAGCTACATGTTTTTGTCAGTGCGGCTTATCTTTTAA
- a CDS encoding DUF5132 domain-containing protein yields MADILSGIGATLRPLAKELIKGGIYLFDTVSEVALEAGEKFKDIVAEARADLAQQSSQPPAEEASAKAEASPVEEANGEVEKNGDQSRRRRKTRVPIRGSR; encoded by the coding sequence ATGGCTGATATTCTTTCAGGTATAGGAGCGACGTTGCGTCCTTTGGCCAAGGAATTGATCAAAGGGGGGATCTACCTGTTTGATACAGTATCCGAGGTTGCCTTGGAGGCCGGTGAGAAGTTTAAAGATATCGTCGCCGAAGCCAGAGCAGATCTGGCTCAACAGAGCAGTCAGCCTCCTGCAGAAGAGGCGTCAGCAAAAGCGGAAGCTTCACCAGTAGAAGAAGCGAACGGGGAAGTCGAAAAGAACGGCGATCAGAGCCGTCGTCGGCGCAAGACGCGTGTACCGATTAGAGGGTCTCGATGA